Within Halobacterium jilantaiense, the genomic segment GCCACGAACATCACGCGCAGCCGCGAGGCCGTCGTCCCCTCGCTGTGGTCGTTCGGCATCTACACCATCGTCTTCCTGGTCACGGCCGGCCTCGCCACCGGCGTCCAGTCGCCGACGGTCGCCGACGCGCTCGCCGACCTGCTCGGCGTCTCGCCGGCAGCCGTCCACGTCGGCGGGCTCGTCGTCGGACTCGCGCTCGCCGGCACTGCAGCAGCCGTCGCCGCTCGCACCGCTGTCGGAGCGTTCGACGACTACACGAGCGACGGCTGACTCGCCCTCAGAAGTCCGCGTCCGCCTCGTGTTCGCGCACGACCTCGACGTCGACGTCCTCGCGGTCGACGCCGATGCGCGCGAACTGCGTCCGCACGTGTTCGCGGGCGGCCTCCAGCGCGGCGTCCCGCGTCTCGAACCCGCGGGGCATCGGCGACTCGAAGGCGACGTTGACGTCCTCGCCGTCCACGGTCTGGACCTGGCCGCCGCTGTCCACCGCGTAGAACTCGTCGCACACCCAGACGTAGGGCGCGGCCTCGTCGGGTGCCCCCTTGAACGACGGCGCGGACTCGCCGCGCTCGTAGAGGGTGCCCGTCAGGGCCGTTCCGCCCGCAGACCCGCGTACCAGCAACATACCCGGAGTAGGGAGCCGACACGGAAAAGACCGCGGAACGGGGGCTACGTGACCGCTGCCACGAGGTCCGAGCGAACGACCCAGCGGCGGCCGCGGCGGATGCCGGCCGGCTGAACTGGTGTACCTCAGGGGAAAGGAGTTAGGCGCTGGGCGGTCACCGCTCGTCCATGAGCGACCTGGGGGACTTCGCGGACCACGGCCGCGACACTACCGACGACGCGGACGACGGGAACGCGAGCGAGGACGATTACGACCGGCCGGAACTGGACGACGTCGGCAGCGACGACGGCCTCGGCGCGCTCGCCGTCTCCGAGGGTCTCCGCATCCACGAGGACGGCCGCGAGACCGAACTGAAGGCGTACGTCACGGCGGGCAATCGGTCGGCCGTCCGCCTGGGCACGTACCTTGTCGCGCCCTATCCGGGCGGCGAGAAGCTGTTCTGCAAGATTACCGGCCTGGAGTACGTGCAGGCCTTCGAGAGCGACGACGCGACCGAGATTCACGCCCGGCGCGCGATGCGCACCGACGGCGTCGACGAACAGGACTACAAGTTCCTCGCGGACCTGGAGCCGGTCGCCGTCCTCTACGACGAGGGCGACGACCTCAAGCGCCGAATGGCCGACCGCGTGCCGAAGCCCGAGACCGTGGTTCGGGCGGCCGACGACGCCACCGAAATCAAGACCGGGCTCAAGATTCCGGAGGACGGCGTGTTCCTCGGGCACCTCTCCGTCGGCGGCGAGAAGGTGCGGACGGCCGCCGAGCCGCCGACCATCGACTACCGCGTGAAAGACGACTACGAGGCCGGCGACCCGCTGGTCTTCCGGCACACCCTCATCGCGGGCGGCACGGGCTCCGGGAAGACCCACGGCGCGAAGAACGTCCTCCGGCAGTACCTCCACGAGGACCGCCGGTACCCCGTCTCCTCCGGCGGCCCCGAGCGGCGGATGGCGGTCGTGCAGTTCGACCCGCAGGACGAGTACGCCCAGATGCACGACGACAACCCCGACGCCGACGCCAGCGACGAGCGCCAGTGGGAGACTCAGGGGCTCGCGCACGGCGGCCACGACGACACCGTCGCGTTCGTCCCGAAGGTCGGGTCGGCATCGTACGCCGCCGACCACCACGCCGCCGAACAGGTCGAGTTCACGGTGCCGTTCTCGATGGTGCGGGACAACCCCTGGCTGGTCGCGTCCAGCGGCCTCAACGACAATCAGTACGGCGCGCTCCACCTGCTGCTCGGGCGGTTCTTCGACCAGTACGGCGAGTCCGGGACCTACCGCGAGTTCTGCTCGTTCCTCGACGACCCCGCGCTGAAGGAGGAACTCGACGAGTCCGGGCGCGTCCACGAGGCGACCTACGAG encodes:
- a CDS encoding ATP-binding protein, which produces MSDLGDFADHGRDTTDDADDGNASEDDYDRPELDDVGSDDGLGALAVSEGLRIHEDGRETELKAYVTAGNRSAVRLGTYLVAPYPGGEKLFCKITGLEYVQAFESDDATEIHARRAMRTDGVDEQDYKFLADLEPVAVLYDEGDDLKRRMADRVPKPETVVRAADDATEIKTGLKIPEDGVFLGHLSVGGEKVRTAAEPPTIDYRVKDDYEAGDPLVFRHTLIAGGTGSGKTHGAKNVLRQYLHEDRRYPVSSGGPERRMAVVQFDPQDEYAQMHDDNPDADASDERQWETQGLAHGGHDDTVAFVPKVGSASYAADHHAAEQVEFTVPFSMVRDNPWLVASSGLNDNQYGALHLLLGRFFDQYGESGTYREFCSFLDDPALKEELDESGRVHEATYEAVLRRVNGMPNGLFDQDARSITDLVEDRQFVRPGRLSVVPTYHVSDSRAAETVVLAVSSLLVDQKLSNDPRYETIKETPLLVGMDEAHNFLSDADSVQARKVVGKFTEAAKQGRKERLGLFLITQDPQDIADPVFKQVNTTVVLNLGDEDAIQAVNIPSSLQSKVPYMEKGQMVVYSPDNSEPVEIQGLATCVTRHGRD
- a CDS encoding DUF7113 family protein → MLLVRGSAGGTALTGTLYERGESAPSFKGAPDEAAPYVWVCDEFYAVDSGGQVQTVDGEDVNVAFESPMPRGFETRDAALEAAREHVRTQFARIGVDREDVDVEVVREHEADADF